In Coffea eugenioides isolate CCC68of unplaced genomic scaffold, Ceug_1.0 ScVebR1_2141;HRSCAF=3119, whole genome shotgun sequence, the DNA window aggatttgaattctgtacctattgaatctctcattaactcgctaacctcctatgagttgaagttgaaaactaaagtgcaggaggaagaggatgcgagaTCAAaaagaaacattgctctaaaggcagctcaaggtgaagatgatccagctctgttggatgatgaagactcggatggtgatgacagtgatcttgctctcatcacaagaagtttcaagaggattctcaacaaaaagagatttagaagaggaggatctagcaattcagattctaatcaattcaacaatgcaagaaataaaggaagatatgaggccaacaaaaagcaaggtgacaagtgctttgaatgcggccaacctggacattatgcaagtgagtgtccagtgaagaagagaaaaggtgaaagaaaacccagattcaataacttccagttcacatggaatgaatgcaactccgatggtgaaattgaagaggaagaagaatctgctcaattggctttcatggccattggagatgatgaggtaagaacttgtaactctcaagttgaaagtgatgatgaaagtgatgatgatcttgaatctttcattataaaattgcatgatagtttgaaagaatcctatgctagaaacaaggagttaaaacagaaaattagttttttgcttcaagataatgcaaatctttttcaacaaaataaaaagttgaaagctgaaaatgattacttcaaaaagagtgagactgctttacattttgaacttgatagaaaaacaaaactttgtgaattgttcaaaaaggaacaaggtgatttgaaaagaagaatgaatggtctaaatgagttgctcaaacacaagaaacaagtatgttttcaaaagaatatgttgaattctaattccaacgaatttgctatccataggaaaaggcaagtcagatttatTAAATCCGTTCATGtgaataactctttggttatgtgtaatttctgttgtcaaaaaggtcacatgaaaagtgattgctatgtgaaaaagaatataaaaaaggcatgaaatgcatgtggatagttagacatgatgctaactctaacaagtaggagattttgttaatcattgcagtgattcttgttcataatgtttcTTTTTTGATATTTCTGATACTTTGATATgagttttttgaattttactgaatCTGTATGATatcaaaagggaaagaaaagaacaattctgatctaaAGATGGTTTGCTTTGTCAAAACTCTCTGTCATATGTTGATACTTCTTTTGATATCAaattctctgtgatatgttggtgattgctgtcatttttctgtttttatactctgttattgttgctggattatgatagttgattttttactctcatcttatgatgacaaaaagggggagagatggatgctatgtgtaagggggagtttttctgaaattataagttttggatgcgatgattatggctgtaatggttatggatatgtggatggatgtttaagtattttgaatgatgaatgTGTGGATGTGATGAATGTTTTTGTTATTGGTTCTCCGtgatatatgtgattgattggccttttgtgatgacaaaaagggggagaggactggattggattgattgatgatttaattgaaattgaattggcttgatggattgaattggtaaaatgttggatgttggctgcttaattgttatgtttttggataattgattaattcggtagggtagccaagtgagggggagtttttcaaatttttgctctatgatccactaagtaagggggagtttttgtcaattgagaaagggggagcttatattgcaatcatcaaatctcatttcaaaccattgttttgtcatcatcaaaaagggggagaatgttattcttggttttgatgatcacaaagtactttgaaatgtttatctaactctcttcaaatataagtgttttttgcctatcaaagaatcaggtacgaatatgtcaagaaatgaaaatcaaccaaaagaagaagcaaaaacaggacactcatgtcggacgtcctgaaagatgaagaacatcaagaaggaaactctgtcggacgctcgtaaggaagcatcggacgtcctgaaggatcggacgcatgcttcggacgcacatcaatctcatcggacgtcctaaaaattccacaaagctttgataactctctggacgacgttcggacacagaagctcggacgataaaatcccatcggacgtccgaacaacaacttgactgattttcggatgatgggatcggacgatgactaagctgtcggacgtccgatagccccaacagctagctgactcttcatctgccttctatccgttggaagcattaatgaagcccatttttggtccccttcaaatacaaacgattctgaacaaagaagggacttttgcacactttgtttacaagatctcaagagatattttagctagaaaatagtctccaaagctagatttgttctccaagtggtgtgaatttcttgtgagcatttcttttgtggttgaaagtttctttagtgtagctttgttgagggttatctgagtgattgtaaaacttcttagcttgactaagtgtggcttagggcaaggaggaagtgctccctccattgtacatctagttgatcatctttcatcaaagagaagttgctcaacctagtgattggtcttcaagtttgaggaaagcttggtagacaatcggtttgatattctatcttattattttttgtttaataaaattctcattgcttgtctatacttgtttttcgaatcaatattgctctcttcttctaatctacttgattgatcattactagaaaagaaggtaaatttttattaagcaaaaaaaattgcataaatttgattaagattttaatcaacctaattcacccccccctcttaggttgtctttgggccttacataTGTTCATTGAGTTATATGAAAATTGTGGACAATAATGTCAACTTCATCACGGTGAAACAAGGTGTTTCAATTGCAATGACATAGTAGATGTAATAACCATGTAATTATTTTATTGTACTTTTAGATTTAATTACATTTTTTCAAACAGTAaatcatatatttttttaatagcaaATACAATGTTTCCATGAAAATACACGAATCAAATAACAAATTAAATATCAATCTTCAAGACAAGCATATTGAGTTCATATTTTACTGTCTTGTATCGTATCTTAGAGATTGCAAAAGAAGGTATAAATTATTTATATCAATTGTGTTTATTGCCTATGTTGTATATGATAGAAGTTAATTGATGACTTACACTTTTTATGTTTCTTTAATGTACAGGACAATTGTAATACATTGGTGCAGAAATACATTAATCCATACAAAGATCGTGCATTATTATTTGTGATTTGAACTCcaataaattcaaaaaaaataaaattggcaCATCTATCAATAATAGCATTTGTATTAAGGGTTGATCGGTGTGAAAAATGTTCTGACCTCCAAAAAACTTTTTGTTACATTTACATCTGATCCATTCATCACTTTTAAAGAAAAACATTTCTACTTTTATTGTAGgaatcaaaatccatcaaaatcacaattcaataatGATTCACAATTTCAGCCAAGTTTTTTGCCCACTGCAACAGATTGTTTGATAGCTCAAATGTTGAGGTATCATAGATTACACCTAAAACATATTCAATAAACTGCCTCATTATAGTTCATGTTTTTATTTGACAAAAATAGTACATGTTAACgaaaatttataataaaatgaaattatttgaaCTTTTAAGCTTTTGCTTTTTTGataatattatataaaaatatattattaattttatttttgatgtAAAGTTCAGAGTACTAGTAAGAAAGTATAAGTAAATGTATGTTCTTTTAAATAAGATAATAGAGCAAACTTCATTCTAATTTCGTATGCTACTTTGAAGTCTGAGACCCACAAAGAAGAGAAGATTCCATTGTCATCACTTACTATGATTTGACGTAGTTCTACTAAATTCataatacaaacaaaaaatcaaattacACAGAATAAGACAccatcaattcattcattttctcttttttccggGCTCAAATTTATACAAGAGACAGGTATTCAGGTTATCCATCCACTTCCAAATCCTAAGGTCCTCCCATTCCTCAGGAGTAGATGAACTGGCACTCATCGTAACCTGCCAGACAAATTTGTGTGAGAGTTTCATAGTTGCCGGTTAAAGGATAAACAACCAAAGATAAATTATGTGTATTATGCTAAAAAGTAAGTGCGTGAGAAGCCTAGGGGAAAATGAGTCCGAAAATAGGGAAATCGGCTGGCTATGGTCATCTTTGCTGGCGATCTATCAATTATTATATTTATACGAGCGCATCAATGTTTTTTAGTGCAAAATGATTTTTGCAGGAAATACAGCAACTCTAAGCAATTGATTGGTTATACAATTACACCTACACCTGTCCCCAAAACAGTTCAAAAGAAAGATGCCTCATAGTCGCTCATTGTTAGACAATTAAgattatttatataaatatttatctaTTTCCCAAGAGTTATTTGATCCTTCTCATGGTTAAGTTATTCTCTACGTAATAtagtataaaaaaatttaatgaaaggtAAAATTTTAAGATAGAGAGAGATTCTAAAGTAGAAGACAATCTATATGCAGCTATACTTGATTGGTTCAAtgtagaggtgtcaaaatgggtgacttgggtAGGTTTGGATTGGTTAAAAtaggtaatgggtataagtgagtcaacccatttatacctatttaattagatgggtataaatgagtaagttaaaaaataaattgggtaacccaattacctatttataacccatttattttaactttttgtaaactcatttaaattcatttttgcaaactaagtcaTCAATTTACACCATGCTTTGCAtccattattagttttaaatatttacttataatgctcaatgagtctaattaccaattttttctatccgtactctatgtcacaaattttttttttgaaaggtaggaaaaaaggataaaacttgtcataaattggtaatgctaaaaaatgagcaagataacaaattaagaaaatataaaatgataagataaaaccaacaaataataataataataatatgaagtaaaagtagttaacatcatgataaaatgaagaatttgaaaaaaaaaataggtggGGGAAGAGAGGAGGATTGGGGGAAGACAATTCTAAATAGCTTAATTAGATTTGATGGATTAGCCAGTAATATCCATTTCAtaccatttattaaatgggtattattggataaCTCATTTTTACACATATGCAAAAACTTAAAATACTCATATCCATCTATTCATAAGGAGGTATGAATAAAATTAGTTAAATGTGTTTGTTTGCTACCTATAATTCAGTGCAGACTGTCTAGGATGATCTAAAAGCCCGTTACAGAGGAAGTTCTAATTTATGTGCATTTTATATGTTTTTAGGTGCATTTTTGGGAAGGTATATGATGGAAGCTGCGTAAAATTCTGTCCTTCCATGCACTCAGTACCAAAATTATAAGTAACGACTACGGGGCATGTTGTAACTCGAAGGAAAAATTATTTGCATTCACGATATATTTGCTCTATTGTGTCTACACAATACACAATTTTGGTTACGATAATGAAAACAAATTATTGTGAATTTTGTTAAGTTAGTTGATTCTTTAATCTGTTCATTTCACCGTTACAATTCCATAGGTCACTTTCCTGTTAAAGTTCCTTGACAAAATCAGTAGGTTCTTAATCTGTGGATTCACTTATTGGCCGAACTAGAAATAATTTTTAGTGGGGGGcaaaaataatattaatatatattgataatttttttttaaagacacAATAATATTTACATACAAAATCGATACATGTATGTCATGATTAATGCAACCCAACataatttgcaaataaaataataaatttaaataaaaagcTTTAAAAAATGCATACTAAACATTTTGAAATTGCAAATTGACCTATTGTATTACTAGTCAAAAGAAGgatccaaattttttatttttcccatGTTGTATTGAAAAAGATCACAATTGCTTTATTTCTAATTGAGCAGACCTTTAACATAatgtatttttttaattcaCTAGAAAAAGTCCGGACAAGTCATTTGAGTAATGATTAGTAAATTATAAATACTTCCAAGTAAACTAAatgattagaaaaaaaaaagcttttgaTTTTGGATTGGTCAGTATTCCAATTCCATCTAATCATAAATTAGTCCTATATTATATCCACTTTTGAAATTTAGTGGGAACAGAGCTGAAAATTTGCTAAAACACAAGATATACTAGTACAATTTTGCGGGACAGTGGGGCCCACGCCCCTAATGCCTCCACTTTGATTCTGCCACTGACTTCACTAAAATTCCAATTTAAGTACCCACTGTACGAAAATAAACACTATAAACTAATGATATTCTCCACAACCTATCTTTGAGATTTTATATAGCTTAGGACATTTTACTAATCGTAAAACCATGAGCCTAACTATTAAGATATTAACAGAAGATACATTAGATATCATCACGATTGTGGTACTTCACCAAGAAACTTCTTCTATAAACACTATCGAGCAATCGCGCAATAATGTGCAAGAAGACCCGCGAGGGGTAGCATCCTCTAAATTTATGGtcttatatttatcataaagATACTACTAGGATATTCTCGAGGTGATAAATGAAAGACAAAAAATGATGTATGACCAAATTTTGAGTGATATTTTTGGAATTTTAGCCAAAATTAATTTAATGAGCATAAAATAagcctcatttttttttttaaagaattatATAAAACCTTTTCACATTTTTGTAAGTAGGAAAAGTGTGAGGTTTAAGAAATGAGAGGGAAAAAAGGCGATTTGAATCCAGAATTTCAAATTGTTAAACTTTCCACGTTAGTAACTAGATAAAGACTTCCTTAATAATATAGAACCTTTTGACAAATTTAGGTGCTTCCACTATACTTTAGCCATTGCTTTATTATAAGCCTACTAGCTGGACCCACACAAATCGGTTCTAACAACCTTTAATCTTACTATTATAGCAAGAACTTAAGTACAATTCCTAAGGGGATTCTGACACCCACGAATTATGGAGTTGGGCGGGACATGTACGAATTATATGGTGCACCGTAGTAGGATGTTTAGTATGAGTTTTGTTTGCTTGTGTTTATTGAGTACCAGCTTTTTCAAGTAACACCACTTTAGAAATGTAAACCTAAATAGggaaaatttagaaatttaaGGAAATAATAAATCTAGACATATACATTTATGAGTATTAGGTGCTAAAAAACGTGTAATAACACTTTAGAAATGTAAATATAAACAGGAAAATTTTcggaatttaagaaaataataaatgcAGACATGTACATTTATGGGTGTTAGGTGCTACTATGGTTAATCGGCATTTGCTGAAAGCCAATCAGTAAGCAGTGCACCTtaagaaaatgtcgaaattgCTCATTGTAGCATTTAAATAGAAAACCTTCTTGAGTTCTCATTTGAACCTAATTTGCCTATTTCGACGCTAGGATTTTACCTACTTCTAGTtactaaaaaattaaattacCTACGTTCATATGGTGATTGTCAAGTTAATCGTGGGGCAATTAAATTCCTCCATTTGTTTGGAACTTTCAAAATGCAATTTGGCAAAATGTTTCTGAAAAAGATTTAATGACAGATGACATTTGTCTTACTGGGATCAACGCTGACAAGCATGGCTGTCCCTCCAAAATCACAAGTTCCACCAGCCAGCTTTGTCTTCTGCCAGTAACTGTTAAAAGCATAGGAAGCATGAGCGATCACTGTGTCAGGCAGATAGCACAATCCATTGCGTTTTATGGGCTCACAATCAGCACCTGAACCGCAGGCATAATCAAGTGCCACCTGAAGTAGCGTAGGAGGTACAGTGGGCTTGGCAACACACCAGACTGAAAACTGTGGTCGCTGTGGTGTGGGTGGTGATGGGGGGGCGCATGGTGGAGTTGGGACTATTCTAGGTGTGCTTGCAGTTGGAGGAGGACTTTGCATGGTGAAAGGCGGTGCATAATACATTGGCGAAGGCAGGGACAGTGGTGTATAAATTCCGGGGGTTGGAGCAGTTGAAATTGGAGATTTTGGGATCAAGGGAGATAATGTACAATAGGGAGGAAAATTGTCATTTGGTTGTACAGTTAAAGTGCTATCCTGAAGAAAAATATTACCCCTTGGTCTCTTTGCTTTTTTCAGCATTAAATCAAAGAGTGGACGTGCTGGTACTTGTGAGTTCTTGGACTCAGAAATTTGTGGTATGCTTCCTTCAAATGCAACAACTGAGtaagaaaaatacaaaagtC includes these proteins:
- the LOC113756285 gene encoding pollen-specific leucine-rich repeat extensin-like protein 4 isoform X2: MKAMTVLAMQIRFLSIFVVCTCCFLSQSGSIPQISESKNSQVPARPLFDLMLKKAKRPRGNIFLQDSTLTVQPNDNFPPYCTLSPLIPKSPISTAPTPGIYTPLSLPSPMYYAPPFTMQSPPPTASTPRIVPTPPCAPPSPPTPQRPQFSVWCVAKPTVPPTLLQVALDYACGSVTGRRQSWLVELVILEGQPCLSALIPVTMSASSSTPEEWEDLRIWKWMDNLNTCLLYKFEPGKKRK
- the LOC113756285 gene encoding pollen-specific leucine-rich repeat extensin-like protein 4 isoform X1, with the protein product MKAMTVLAMQIRFLSIFVVCTCCFLSQSVVAFEGSIPQISESKNSQVPARPLFDLMLKKAKRPRGNIFLQDSTLTVQPNDNFPPYCTLSPLIPKSPISTAPTPGIYTPLSLPSPMYYAPPFTMQSPPPTASTPRIVPTPPCAPPSPPTPQRPQFSVWCVAKPTVPPTLLQVALDYACGSVTGRRQSWLVELVILEGQPCLSALIPVTMSASSSTPEEWEDLRIWKWMDNLNTCLLYKFEPGKKRK